The Planococcus halocryophilus nucleotide sequence TATAGTTAGACCAATGATTTTCATCTGCCAGTATTCAGGTCAGACGTTCTCACCTTAACTAATACAGTTCTACAAAGCTATGGATTTTCCCTTTTATTAGATATGCTCCTTCGGTATACAGTGTCTGGAAATTTTGATATGATGATAGCGAACTACCACTAATTTGGATGAAGGGAATGAGTCCATGTCAACTGCTAAATCAGATTCAGATATCGCGCAAGCCATTTTCACAGTTAACCGGCACGCAAAAACCGCTCCTGATAATCAATATTTATATGCTCTTAAAAAAGAAGCATTAAATTTGATGATTGAAAAACAGCGCGCGTTAAAAATCGGTTTACACTTCAGTAAAAACCCTCAGAAAAGCCAACAACAATCTTCCGTCCTCGTTAAATGTGGCAGTTATTATTTTCACATGCTCCCGAAAAAAGAAGATTTCGCCTCTCTTGAACACTTAGGTCACCTGGATGATAGTTACCGCAATCCGCCAAGTCGCATGAATTTAAAAGTGGCAAAAGAGATTTTACGAGCATTGACCGGATTGGAACCGCAAAAAAAAGAGTCGACAACTTCCAATTTCTCTAAAGCTTATCAACCAAGACAAATTGATCGTTTTTATTCTCCAAAAAAATCTTATTTTGATTAAGTTCAAAAACAACCGAAAACCTTTAAAGGTTTTCGGTTGTTTTTATGATTTGTAATGCTCGATTAAAGCTTGTGTTCCATTTTCTTCATTACCTTGTGCCGCAATATTTTCATACATACTGAGTGACATACGCAGTCCTGGTAAATCTAATCCCCAATTTTCTGCTTCCTGTGCTGCAATTTTCATATCTTTAATAAAGTGCTTTATGTAAAAACCTGGTCGGAAATCTTCGTTGATCATTTTTGGCGCTAAGTTTGATAGCGACCATGAACCTGCTGCACCTGAAGAAATTGATCGCAATACACGTTCAGGATCCAATCCTGCTTTTTCCGCATAAATAATCGACTCACAAACGCCAATCATATTGCTGGCAATATTAATTTGGTTACACATTTTGGTATGCTGACCTGAACCCGCTGGACCTTGGAATACAATATTTTCACCAAACAAATTAAGGATAGGCAAAATTTCTTTGTAAACTTCTTTTTCTCCACCAATCATAATAGACAATACACCATTCTTAGCACCGATATCTCCTCCAGACACAGGAGCATCTAATGCATGAAGCCCTTTTTCAGCTGCTGCTTCAAAAATTCGTTGAGCTAATTGTGGCTGTGAAGTTGTCATATCGACAAGAATCGTTCCTTTTTTTGCATTTTCTAATAATCCTTGTTCACCAAAATAAACTTGTTCTACATCGGAAGGATAACCAACCATTGTAAAAATTACTTCACTAGTTTCAGCAACTTGCTGAGGTGACTCAACGAGAACTGCACCGGCTTCTACTAAATTTTTTGCTTTTTCAGCGGTACGTGTATAGATAGAAACTTCATGCTGATTATCAAGTAAATGCTTTACTAAGCTATTCCCCATAACACCAGTTCCGATAAATCCAAGCTTCATATGTATGTCCTCCTTTTAGTTTCATATATAGTCTAGCAAAATTCTTCAACATATACACTTATAGTAGCGAAAAATGATTGATAGAAATCATCAAAATAGACATCAATAAAAAAACAAAAAAGAAGCCGACCCGTAAACGGACCGACCACAAAAGGGGGAAATGAGAATGTTGCTGTGTTCAAGTATACTATCCCCCTCTTGAAACGACTTTAAACATTTTCTTTTAAATAATCATTTTTTATTTTTTGGATGTCCATAATAAATTCTACAACCTGTAACTCAGGCAATTGTTTATCACCATATCGAACTCGGTCATACGTGTTGTAAAAAGAATCGGAGACGTCCCACTTCATCCGAGCTATCCATTCCCGGATTGTTTCGTAATTTTCTCTTCCGATATTTTGCTCTTTAGCTGTTTTTTCAAGTTCACGAAAAATTTCTCTAATTTGATGCAAATCCATTCGATTTTCTAAAGGTTTTGTGGCAGCCAAAACAACTGGCTTTGTTGATTGATGATTATATCTCTTTATGCTATCACTATTTTCTTGTATCGGCTCTTGTAACTCTGGCTTTGTTTTTCTCAGCCACAAGATGAGTACAATTAAGCAACTCAAGATGACTAGTCCTAACAAAATTTCTACCGGATAATCTGTTGCCATCGCTTCATATATCGGCTGATCATTTTGCGTCATCTTCTCATCTGGACCCAACTTGTCTATGGTTTCTTGCATTTCTTCTTCTGTCGATAAGCCTGACAAAAACTCAGTAATTTGCTCCATCAATAGAGCAAGCGGCCAAAACAGGAGACGAATGGCTCCGCCAACACCCCATCCAAGTCCGAGGCGCACTTCATCAGCGATATAAAAAGTAACAATTGCTGCAACACTAGCCATACTAAAAAGAGCAATCAATGCACTAGCTAGTTGAGAAAATCGCGCACCGTCAGATTTAGAAAAACCGTATAGATACATCACATGAGAGACTGTATAAAATAGGATTGCCACGGGAACAATGGTGAAAAGCGACTGAGTTGACTGAGCTTCAGGATTTAACAAAAGAATAACCCAGCAAACGCTGAAAACCACAACAAATTTTATCAAGAAATGATGATCGTCACTAAATCCATTATAGAATACTGCAAACCTTCCATGGAGCATGTAAATGGTGAGCATACCTAAAAGCAGCGCTAGCCATAACGGGATTCCCACAAACCACATCACTAGTATTGCCATTAAAGAGATCCCAATTCCTACTATTAAACGATAAGCATATGTTGAAAACAATAAATAAGCACTGATTGAAACGAAAAAAGCTATTGCTATCCAACGCCATGCGATTGGTTGATCGATAAAGACAAGCACTAAGGAAATGATAAAGGCATCCAACATAAAATAACGAAACGATACAAAGCGGGATGTCATGCCAAATCACGTTCCTTTCTACCTGGTAAAACAGTCAACTGAGTTTGCCTGCTCCATTTCTTAATAAAACGAAGAGCTTCTTCTGATTTATCGGTTAAAAGGTATGTGGTATAAGGTAATTCTGTATGGATATCCAAATGTCCTAACATGGTGCTAAAAGCCAGTGTTGCATTATTTTTAGAAATGACCGATAGCAACTCTAATGCTTGTTGACGCTGTTTTTGTCCTTGTCCTGTAGAC carries:
- a CDS encoding YkyB family protein, producing the protein MSTAKSDSDIAQAIFTVNRHAKTAPDNQYLYALKKEALNLMIEKQRALKIGLHFSKNPQKSQQQSSVLVKCGSYYFHMLPKKEDFASLEHLGHLDDSYRNPPSRMNLKVAKEILRALTGLEPQKKESTTSNFSKAYQPRQIDRFYSPKKSYFD
- a CDS encoding NAD(P)-dependent oxidoreductase produces the protein MKLGFIGTGVMGNSLVKHLLDNQHEVSIYTRTAEKAKNLVEAGAVLVESPQQVAETSEVIFTMVGYPSDVEQVYFGEQGLLENAKKGTILVDMTTSQPQLAQRIFEAAAEKGLHALDAPVSGGDIGAKNGVLSIMIGGEKEVYKEILPILNLFGENIVFQGPAGSGQHTKMCNQINIASNMIGVCESIIYAEKAGLDPERVLRSISSGAAGSWSLSNLAPKMINEDFRPGFYIKHFIKDMKIAAQEAENWGLDLPGLRMSLSMYENIAAQGNEENGTQALIEHYKS